Within the Gossypium raimondii isolate GPD5lz chromosome 12, ASM2569854v1, whole genome shotgun sequence genome, the region tctgggacagtggcattgatttgtgattacatgtaagaccacgtctaggaCATTGGTATTGTATGAGCCTTACGACTATTCGCGTATCCTTTTAAATTCCGAATGGTTTAACGGGTAATGTTAAACGAAGACGGAtatgtaattgaattatatgtgcaggtatgtattagttaaatgaatatatggaaataaggtaagttatttatttggaattataTATAGTATgtgaatataaattttgaattttcatgttTGTACATATATGTGTAATTTGGTTTTTAGTTGATAACTATGTTGCCAAAGGTGAAAGATTTATATGCATTTATACATGGATATATTCGATATTATAATTGTATAAGTGATCAAAGTATGACTATGTAATGTATGATATCTTTATATAGTAAATTATGTGCCTTTAATCTTTACTAGTTAAATATTGCTTATGCTTATGACTCACTAAGCTTTAAATAGCTTATTGTGtgtgtttgtatttgtttaccTTTGTTTCATAGATTTTGAAGTCGTTACGAGCTCGAGGATCGTCAGTAAagcctatcacactatcgactaaCTACGGTATATTATaagctgaaatttcttttgaaactatggcatgtatagactagctTTGGAGTTTGCTTAATTCAAAAATGTATGTattaaagccatgcgaaaatggcttagtTTTCTTGTTTGTGCTTGGTTTTGGTTGAATTAAGACTTAAGCTTACTTTGATcatggtttaaattttatgtggATGATATTTATATGGTGATATTTCATTAATGTGCTTCGGGAATTAAGTTGTTGAGGTAAGTAGGTTTGTTATATTTCTTTAGATAAGtaatgttaaaataatgtttgggttatgtattaaatatgtaaatgataGGTATAGTATGTTTGAATTTAGTAATTGAGTAAGTATAGGTcaagaattataatttaaagtatgcTTGTAAATATTGGTGACTACTTACTTTCACCTATTAATAGAGTAAATGAATGTTTATAAGTTCTAGTGTATTTCGGATTAAGACTTATGGCTTGGATATGAAATTGGAAAATGGCATGTTTCAATTATATAGGTTGgtataaaataatgatttaagtGTATATGTATAGTAGGTTAATGGGATGGTTTACAATAAGGAGTAAGATATGTGTTTTATAgcataatacaaatataatatggattggttgataCATATATAAAACTCGAATATGTAATGTCCAGATTAGTATGGTAATGAAATATGGACTttgaaaatggtatatttgAGACCATATATGTGCAAgttataaaaggaaaatatgcatgttttaattcttgaaagttttaaaataaattgtgtaatgtttcttttgattttgattattaaaCCTTATATTAGGTTTCATTAAATATACCAAAAGTAGATATATTATTAAGCATAAAGTGtgcatattaattatatttattatttgaataacttAGAAGAACATGTGTATTATTGAACTATCAATTGTGGTATGAAATAGTGTATTATTCGGTGTTATAAATAATGGTATATAATATGTTAAGTTGATTGATCTTAGTATATCATTAATTATTGCAGCATATATGTattagaacaaaataaaaattaggtcATGTAACATGGTTGTTATGTTTCTTTTAATATGTGCATGTTCgtcaatttataaaatgatatgactTATGATTGTCCATAAGTTAATTGCATTGATATTTACTTGATGTATGAAAAATAAGGATAAATGTTTGAACATGTATTTAAGAAGCTAATGCCCATATTGTGAAGTCTAATTGAGTTTTAgttgattaaatgaattatgtgtattataattatttgtctgtgttatgatttataaattgcgttatattgttacaaatttaaattgtatGTGTTTTGATAAGATTGATTACGAAAAAAAAATACCTGTTTTGATCTATACTATGTCCAGTAATACCTTGTAACCATAATTCggcgatggatatgggttagggtgttacatcacTCGTCGactcatttcaatttaaaatgaattaaatatttagaaCAAAAAACTGTTCAGATGGTTATCTAAAGAAATGAAGATGACACTCGCAATGCAACTCTTCAGAAAAGAACGAATTTGCTTGTGTCTTAGTATTGAATACTTCGATAGTTTAATAGCAAAAAAGAACGAGGGGAAGGGAAGCATGCTTGAAAACGCATTTCAGAATACGCATTTTCAtcgaataataataatgaaagctTCAGAGGTGCTTGAAAATGCATTTCAGCAGacacattttcatcaaataataataatgaaagagtCTTCTGTGCTTGAAAACTTACCGGGGACTCCTGAGGGCATGGCATCTTGTTAGGCTTTGGAGGGGTGGTAGACAAAAAGTGCGTTCAGCTGAGTGAGCTTTCCTGCTGACATGTTAGGGAAAGCGCACCCAGTTGAACGCgttttctttgtatttattGAAAAGCTCACCCAACTGTCCTTGATATTTCAGCAAGAAAGCTCGCCCAACTGGATGCATTTTCTATCCACCACCCTTCTAAAGCCTACTAAGTTGCCTTAAGCTCGGGAATCCCAAGCAATATTTGAGGCGCTTCTGTTTGATATTTGATGAAAACGCCACTTTTGAGACGTGTTTTCAAGAacgggttttttttcttttcaatctcaACCCTCCCCCACGCCTATAAAAGGGGGGCTCTCCCTCCATACTCCATCATCCCTAAACCCATCATCTCTCCCGGCCATCATCCCTTCACTTTACAATATTTCTCTCTCTCGATTTTCTTTTTGcttcaatgtttaattttttgtcgAAAATTTTTGTTCCTGTTTGAGGTATTCTTGAGTCGTCAGCGATGCGATATCACTCCAAAACACACATTTCATATGTCGTGTCGAGATGAGATCGTTACCTTAAAAATCTATCCCATGAAAGTCAGGTTTCGAGGTGACTGTGCTTTATATGATCATGAGTCAAAATCTACGTAGGGGTCCTGATCGACGGTCATTATGTTGTCATGGATCGAAGTATAACTGGGGAGCCAGTTAACGGACGTTATGCAGACATGAGTTCAAACTTTTTGGATACTCGGAGATGTTGCCTTATAAATATCATACATAAGTTTGAGGGCATAATAATAGGAAAAACCTGAGAGGCTTCTCGCTATAATCTGCATAactttttctccattttcactCAGTTGGTATCTTTAACCTTCCTTGTTATCCGTAGGCCAACACCGTCGTGTATGCAAGAGGACTCTTAGGAAGGCAGCGGCTGTGATAATGGAGTAAAAGTGATGCtccttgtaacaccccctaccaTATTCTTTGTCAGAAtaaggtacgaggcattactggaGTTTACTGAATTAATTTTTCCGTTATTACGAgttaattactatttatttaCCGAAACATGTCATAACGTCCTTTAAATGGGTCTCGAAAGCCCAAAACATACTTCTAttataattataccatttagcaTATTCATCACTCTTTACTTTAATACATATTCATTAAACAAGTTTTGGCatttatataatcatcaaactatatacatgccatataaatcaaaaaggAAATTTACAAAAGCTACCAGAGATAATCTGGGTAGTGTGATCCTCAGTGTTGATCCGATCCTCCATATATTTTCACGTCAATCTACATGAGACATTGAATACACTCAAGTAAGTTTATAGAAACTTAGTAAGGtcataggcataaaacataaatcttaccaaacatcCATACACTTATTCCTTATATACCATTAATAAGTTcacctgtcaaccacaatcatTGGTGAGTCCCCTTGTATAAACTCACttccacttatccatttactataattcttttgggcccatttgtcacttaccatctttaatcaaattagggaacggttacgaaaaattgagtacttcacttccactttgccatagtataactatggtcttgcgtacgatcacttatcacttttcgAAGTCATAGCCCTGCCATGATCTTACACGGATCAcatttatcacttgtcacttgtcactgatccaATAAGTGTacctaaagctaccacttatcacttatcacttgtcactaatcagataagtgtagctaaagctaccacttatcacttgtcactgatcagaagtactcaaatccgtcgttccgctcaatttgatcatttattcggttttgcattgttattttattcttaattcaacaacaaatatatctcatcatacattatatgaTTCacgaaattaacatttaatcattaaatttccgctatatgaacttacctgggttgaTTTGtagaatttgtaaaagttcagggactaatcagCTACTTTTTCTTTCCCTCGACTTACTTTGGGTTCTCGATCTATCATTGTAAAATCATTCACTTATCAGTATTGACTTCACATTCACTCTGTTTCACATCCTTAATGTTTATAACccgcttataagtaacattatctataatttcactatttacttatgtataTTCAATGCTGTCCATCCgtgtcatagtcactaaattatttttatcttaagctacagaaatCCAAATTAGGATCCgctaattttccctgaaactagactcacatatcttcttgccataaaatttttagaatttttggtctagccaataagtacagtttattctttaaagtcacatTTGTTCTGTTGTCTGatagttccgacccttctttactaaaaattaattatctcctcttacgggattcggatgatgtttctatttgtttctatcatttaggattttaaacatataaatttaagcccctaattatttttctttaatttttgatgattttctaaattcagaacaggggaacccgaaatccttctgaccttgtctcacaaaatttattatatctcatgatttacaatttcattgcttacactatttcttctataagaaaatagactcaataagatttaatttcatattttattcatcctctaatttaaTTCCctcaatttttggtgatttttcaaagttatactactgctgctgtccaaaactgttttagtgcaatatgttgatttccattttaccccaaatttcacaatttatacaattcagtccttgctcaattaacccctcaattaagcTAATTTTTCTGAATTAGTACTTTATATAGACATTATAAGTTAATTTCCACATAAAACCctaacttcaaactcttttactattaggtcccaaacattcactttctattcaattctttcaataaaatcagcatataaacaatttaaagctctaattccatgctaaatcatcatatacttcctgCACATATTCATAacaactttcaatttctttcatagaatcaaaaactaatgaattcaacaagtggacctagttgtaaaagtcacaaaaacacaaaaacttcaagaaataatcaagaattgaacttacttgcagtaaaaatatgaaaaaccagcttaaagaagacccttctatggtgtttttactgatgagaatgcagaaaaataaagagaagtCGAGATAATTCCACTTCAATCCTAGctttataaagtaaattttgtaatattccaattttacccttaattctccttattttcttgctgattttgtacctttgccgtccagcccaaatagaccttggatctatttgccttttaagccctctttcttttatcatttaagctatttaattatttcccataattttacatttactacaatttagtcctttttgttcaattaactatcggaactttaaaatttcttgacgaaactttaatactaactttttaacactccataaatatttataaaaatatttatggctcggtttaaaatcttcgaggtctcgatacctcgttttcgattttaattattttaatatttatttctagtacACTATTCCCTATTTCagaaattttcctaacttcacatttaacttattctcactaaattaataatattttctactcacttgtcggatttagtgatctcgaatcaccgttccgacaccactgaaaaatcaGGCCATTACACTCCTTTCTGAGTGacaattgttgttgtttttaaacAACTCATTAATAACTATAATCGTTGTCGCGTCGACCGAAGTTTGACTTCTACTACGCCGAAATATTCACTCTCCTTTTGATAGCCCTCTTGCATCCACACCAGTGTTAGCCATCGAATAAGAATGAAAAGTTAAAGATACTAACTGCCTggaagtgaaaaaaaattgttaattacatagtttttccctatgattatgGTATTAATCTTACATATGGTATATATAAGCCATCATCTTCAGGTATCCAAAAAGTTTGAACTCGTGACTGTATAACGATCGTCAACTGGTCCCCAATTATACTCCAACCAGTGACCACATAACAATTGTCAAATGGGACCTCTACTAAGACTTTGACCCGTGACTGTATAAAGCACTGTCACCCCAGAACCCGACTTCCATAAGATGAGTTTCTGAGGTAATAGTCTTATCCCGACACaacatatgaaatgtatgtgctTTGAGACGAGTTATCACATCATTTGCCCCTCAAATCTATCTATAAAATTTCAGTGTCACCCTCAAAatcctaaataataaaaaaccctaaatacttAAACCCAAAAAACACTAACCTTAAAAACAAACTctaacaaaaccctaaaaatattcAATGGTCAAGGAGAGAGAGTGTGAAAGCGTGCTCAGTTAGACGTGCTTTCATACTCTCTCTCCAAAAATGgtctatttctttaaattttaaaaaaatcggcTATTTAACCAactaactttttttatttatttacatatatggCTAATTCAACCAATATGATTTACAATTGTACCGGAAATTTAAAGATTCAGATTTGGATTTGACGGAAGGGGCCTGAAAAAGAACTCATTTACAACCTCGGCCCAAAGGTGACCCATCCCGACTCAATATCTGCGCCGAAGTCTCGACCTTTCCGGCTTTCCCCATCGACTGATCTGCAAATCCAATTAGGGCATTGACCCATAAAACCCTGAATCCTAAACCCCATTTCACTCATCCCCATCACTGATTCACTCCCTTTTCCTTTAGCTTTAGAGCCAGAGCCAGAGGAAAACAATGGCTGAGATTAGTCAGGCAGACGAAATTCCTCCAAATATGACACTATACATCAACAATCTCAACGAGAAGATCAAAATCGACCGTACTTATTTCAACTCTCTAAATCCCCCCCCCCCAAGAAAAGGCTTGCATTGCTTATcttttttccctaatttttttctcgaATGATTTTTGCAGAGTTGAAGAAGTCATTGCACGCTGTGTTTTCACAATTCGGGAAGATACTAGATGTGTTAGCATTCAAGACTTTGAAACACAAAGGTCAAGCTTGGGTTATTTTCGAGGATGTTAGCTCCGCTACCAATGCTCTTAGGCGAATGCAAggctttcccttctatgacaaggAAATGGTATATGTATTTTTGCGTATGATTcaataaatttctataatttcagGACTTTTTTAAAACTGGGTTTATGTTTATATCTTTGTTTCTCTTGTTTTTCAACTGATATTAGTTTAGtagccttttattttttacatgaatggttagattttaatttcattGGGTACTGTCATTAATGGAAAATGCAACAATTGACTGAAGTTAGcttttaatttctcattttgCAGTTGAAGTGTATTATGAAGATATATTTGGATTTTCATGATATTTTGATTATAAACCATGTTCTGTACTGCCCTAAGGTGTTATATGCTACTAATAACTAATGAAAACAATGTTTAAATATTTGCAGAGAATACAATATGCAAAGACTAAATCAGATATAATAGCAAAAGCAGATGGCACTTTTGTACCCCGAGAGAAGCGGAAGAGGCATGAAGAAAAGGGTACATTCCTCTTTATCCCTCATTTCTGTTGTAGAAGCTAACAGTTTAGCAAGTAacattgttgttgttgtatgTGGTTTGTTTATATTTGTACTTTCAGTCAGTATTGCCACTGTTGTTGGTAACCAGTTATTTCATCTGTTATTTTACTTGGATCTCGAAGTTTGAGTCTTTTAGGATCCTGCTTGGAGCTTTGCACAACGGTCTATTGAGATATTCCTAGCAAATATGTTTACTGTTGAATCATTTTAGATTGCACATTGAGATGCCTTGATGTCGAAGTAAATCTCACTGTCTACCgcttctcacttttcttttctttcaccCCACAACTAATGTAATTTGTTGGGTTCTCATTGTCTCCTATAAACTCATTTTTGAGGTAGTGTACGTCAAGGTGTTGTACTAAACATGAGTTATTTCTCTCTTATTCACTGTCATGTTGCTTAGTTTGACATATGTGGCATACTGTGTTATCTGTTTTACTCTTTCTTGTTTGTCTCTTGAGATTTGTATATGTTGTCTCAATGTAGGAGGGAAAAAACGGAAAGAGCAACTTGATCCTAATCAAGCTTCAGCAGGTTTGAATCCAGCTTATGCGGGTGCTTATGGTGCAACACCTCCTGTAAGTGATACGAAATATAGTATCTTATCATGGATTAACCCTCTTTTTCCTCTCTATGGACTCTGGTGAAATGAACTTTGGTTAATCTTGCAATTATGATATTAATATGGATTATTTAGAAGGTTATATATTTCAGCCTGTGGCCACATTTATAACTTTGAGCAGCTTAAATCTAGTTGCTGCAAACCTTATGCTAGTGAAAAGAGTTGACGAGAGCATCTTTTGTTGATACAGCATGGAATTTTTCTGTGCTTTGCTGTGTTGAAGACTTATTGCATATTTATTTGCTCTCATGAAAGTCCGATGCTAATTGAACTTGACCATTCTTTAACATTAGACCCTACGAGATTCGTGGTGGGCCACAGCATGATGGTCAAAGATTGGATACTTTTGAATTGTAATTGAATGAAACTGGTCCTTTTGCTTAAGGTTAAGCCTGTATATGTTTCTCATTATTTGCTCCTATCTTTTCTCTGAAATGCTACAGCTATCACAATTACCCTACCTGGGTGCTAGACCAATTGTTCCAGAAGCTCCTGCACCACCAAATAACATCCTGTTTGTTCAGAATCTTCCTCATGATGCAACCACAATGATGCTGCAAATGCTCTTCAATCAATACCCTGGTTTAAAGGATGTCAGAACGGTGGAAACAAAACCAGGTATAGCCTTTGTCGAGTATGAAAATGAGATGCAATCAACCGTCGCTATGCAGGCACTGCAAGGTTTCAAGATACAGCAAAACCAGATGTTGATTACTTACGCAAAGAAGTAGATGAAAAAAGACCCAAATGGTCCTTTTATGTTGCTTCCAACTTGAGAAGAAGGGCCGTGTGTATGGGTGGCCAGTTAGATGCCAATTGCCATTCAAATCTAATGGCTGTTTTTGTGATATATTATCTTTAACTAGAACTTGAGAATTGTAATTGTAGATTGTTGATCAGTTTATGTTCTGCAACAATTTCCCTTTTCTACTTGTCGTTTTTATGCTTACCTCATTTTTAGTTCATATTCTAAGCTTTTGATTTGACTTTGGATTATTTACTTAGTATACATACAGATTTGTGCTGTTTGGTGCTCCATTTTCCTGCCAAAGCAGATAAAATCAACTTCATTTCTTTAGTTGCATCACTGAAACAAAGAGTTACACGCTCTATCATATGCTTATTGAATTGTATTTTACCTTCTTTgcttaaaaaatagataaattaatttttgcatatattaaattaaagagtaaattaatcattatatttaaaattactctttaatctaacgaATAAGAATCAAGttgctcattttttaagtaaggtAAAATGCAATACTACTCCTAAATCCGAATCTGATTATATAAAGTATAACTCACATGGGCAAAATTAGTATATGGAAGGATTGTATTAATTGTGCTTTCTGAAGTTACACAAGCAGCAGATATAatgcttcactgccagtacaaAGCAACATGATGACTGGTGGTAAAGCTAGACCCTAAGATCAATCTCAAACAAAATATAACCCCCGAGATTATCAGCACACAACTATCGCCAATCAACTATACTCTCTCCAGTTCAGTAGCGTGTTGGTCCAGTTGGTCACTCAAATCCTTCCTCCATCCCTGGATCAGTCTCTCCTGATTCTTCATCATCTCCGTCTTCGTTTTCAACTCTTCTTCCATTGTTGCAATCTCCTGTTACAACGTCAAATTAGGGTTCTTTGCAGAGGATTCATCAATGAATCACGCACATCAATCATCTATAGTAGTAGAAGTTTAATGGGTTTACTTTTCTGAGCATTTCAGCCTTGGTTGGCTGATCCTCGCGTTGCAAGCCAAGGAAATATAACTGAAGCTTCTTGGCAGCTTCCATGAAATCTCTAGCATGTCTCTCCACATCAACTACAGCAATTACAAATGTAAACaccctttaaaagaaaaaagaaaaaggaggaaCCAAGCATCGGAAATGGGATACTCTAGAACACTGAAAGCTTCCATTTAGGGTATCTATCTATATGTTTCATTAATTGATGCAGAATCTGTTTGACTAGGAACAAATATCGAAAGTAAATGGGGGGGGGggagaatgaaaaagagaaggCAACTGACTCTGATGAGAAGGGTGCGGAGAACGGTCGATAGCTTGAAGCTCTCTGGCGGGCAAGCAGGGGAGCAAAGCCGTCTCTAACGCCACCACCCAGGAAATCATGTCATCTCTTGATGAACCCTGGGGCGATTGAATCTGCGGATCGGGTTGAAGCTCTTGCCTTTCACTCATTATTCTTCACCCAAACAAACACACGTCTAATTTCACTCTAACAAATTCTAGGGTTTAACGTTTTTCCCCCTTTCTTGTGTACGACCAAATAGGGGTTCAAAACTTCAATTTCTTTCAGTTTTCTCTCGGCTGGAATCTGCATTTCTCAATGGGCTTTCTTTTTCGGCCCCGTTTCCGTAAAGGTTGCTCCACATACCTTAAACGACCACGTACGACCagcattttttttcaaaaaatttttaagtgaaaattgaTTACAGAAGAAAAAGGGGCGCCCGCGCCATTATTAGCAGGAAAGCTGCTGAATGTAGTGAGTGTTTCTACTATGGGATCCTAAGTAAAAAAAGTCTCTAGATATTTTGGTTGttggttaaaaaaaattttaagggttagttttaagaattttggtaaaatattagatattttgataaattcatataaatgtcggtaaattaataaaaatattggtgAAATCATTAAAACTTTGGTAAAGTGACAAATTTTGGTAAAGGTAACAATTTTAGTAATTGTTAAGATATGGTAAAGGGTTGGAAATTTTGGTAATATCttataaattttggtaaagttttataaatattgataatcgatagaaattttggtaaatctttaaaaaattgtaaatgttaGATATAATGGTAAATCTTTGGAAATATTGAATAATCACgatattttggtaaattcttaaaattttgataaatcgtTAGATATATTAATAAATCGTTAAATATATTAGTAAGTCCTTAGATATTTTGGTAGAGTCAtagaaattttggtaattttaagaCTTGGTATAAGGTttagaaaatttagaaatatttgtaaaaacttGGAAATTTTGGTAAAGTCTCATAAATATTggtaaattgatagaaattttagtaaaacattagaaattttggtaaattgtTAGATATCTTGATAAATTcttagaaattttgataaattgttaGATATATTGGTAAATTGTtagatattttgataaattctttaaaatcttGGTAAAccgttatatatattattaaatcgTTAGATATTTTGGTAAACCGATAGTTTTCCTCAAAATCGATAGATATTTTTGATAAATCCTTAGAAATATTAGCAAGTCGTTAGATATATTGGTAAATCCTTAAATTTTTGATAAATCGTTAGATATTTTGGTAAAGTCATAGAAATTTTGGTAATTGTTAAGACTTAGCATAGGgtttagaaaaattgaaaatattggtAAAATCTCCTAAATATTAGTAAAACGATAGAAATTTTGGTAACTCATTAGACATTTTGGTAAatctttagaaattttggtaagatgataaaattttggtgtttgTCAAGACTTCGTATGGggtttagaaaatttaaaatatcggTAAAATCATAGAAATTTTGGTAAAGTTTCATAAATATTAGTAAATAGATAGAAATTTTGGTAACTTATtagatattttgataaatcCTTAGAAATATTGGTAAATCGTTAGATATATTGGTAAATgcttataaattttgataaagtcTTATAAATATTGgtaaattgatatatttgttTAGTTAATAGCATGGAGATTTTGAAATGCATTTCTTCATCTTAACAACTTATGAGCCATTTAGATAGCATTATGAATGGTTGAATGAAGAAAATACAAGCTCTTACTCCTTTATATTCAACTACACTTTATCgactttacataaaatatatattaaattatattatgcaaTCCATATATAAAAAGACAGAAAAATTGGAATAAGaactaagataaaaaaaatagtacGAATTAACATCCATAATTAGACAAAGTACATAgattttacatcaataattaGACAAAAGGTTTAGTGGCAAAAGTGCACCATCCATATGCATTTGTAAACAACAATTTAAAGTACTACCAAACCTAACATCTTTGTCCTCGTCATCTGCATTAGGTGCTGGATACTCCCcgttttgtaacacccccaaacccggcctaaacactatggccgaatctgaaaggtatcattaataatttggaaCTTTTGACAattatttttcgaaataaatttaatttcgaaACCAAAAATCGAAAACTTTGTAAAACCTCGTCACGACTTATTGGTTGGAGAAATTTGACCTACACAAAATGTTCATGTGAAATCTTATGTTGTTTTGCTtataaaacttgatttttacAAAACCGTCTCAAAATCAACTTTAGTTGCATGCTTTGTAAAACGTAtaatcttaattaaaactttgCAACGGAAAACTTttagatttgttaaattttgaaaaattctcgtttaattcaaattatCCGAAAATCATGCCAATTTAAATAACTGcttaaaaatattcaacaaaaccCAAATATCAAAGTTAAAGTTTGAAAACATAAAACAGTTTGATAGTCCATAAAATCCAAAGTAACAGTTTCGAAAAGAACTAAACCAGTAACCCGAACTGAGTCCAGAGCGCTGCCAAACCCTAAGTTTGAGGATCACctgaaaaatattaagtaaatagA harbors:
- the LOC105764109 gene encoding U1 small nuclear ribonucleoprotein A, producing MAEISQADEIPPNMTLYINNLNEKIKIDQLKKSLHAVFSQFGKILDVLAFKTLKHKGQAWVIFEDVSSATNALRRMQGFPFYDKEMRIQYAKTKSDIIAKADGTFVPREKRKRHEEKGGKKRKEQLDPNQASAGLNPAYAGAYGATPPLSQLPYLGARPIVPEAPAPPNNILFVQNLPHDATTMMLQMLFNQYPGLKDVRTVETKPGIAFVEYENEMQSTVAMQALQGFKIQQNQMLITYAKK
- the LOC105764110 gene encoding mediator of RNA polymerase II transcription subunit 28, whose protein sequence is MSERQELQPDPQIQSPQGSSRDDMISWVVALETALLPCLPARELQAIDRSPHPSHQIDVERHARDFMEAAKKLQLYFLGLQREDQPTKAEMLRKEIATMEEELKTKTEMMKNQERLIQGWRKDLSDQLDQHATELERV